GGCAATGGAGAAATGGTTCAGCTCATAGTCCTTGCCTGTGGCCACATCATCATAGGTATAGCTGGCAGGCTGCCCCTGTTCATCCACCGAATAATCCGATGCCCCAATCGTATGCCGTATATAGCTCAATTGAATGCCGCTGGCGGTAAACAAATCATTGAGCAGTTGATCACGCTGATTCGCAGACATGCCATGGTTCATCAAGTAAGCAGATGAGCCGGACACCGCTGCGCCAAACCCCTCCATCTTTTGATAACGAATATCCGGCTTTACCTCAACCGTCAGTGTATCCGAGATTGCTGCTTTTTCAATACTTTCTTTACTGTTGTCATTTTTCCAATGGATGGGGGCTTGCTCAGTTAGGCGATTCGCCGGGTCCGGTGTTGTTAGCCACATGCTGACATCATGCTCAGGTTCCGGTTTCAGAACCTTCTGTATAACCATACTGACCAGAACAGCAAAGATCAAAATGGCAGCTGCAGCTACGAGCAGCCAGAGGTTGGCGCGTCGTTGCTTCTGGAGTTTCTTCATCTAACGACCTCCTCTCTCCATAACTCTTGGCTCATCCTCATCCTTCCTTCTATTTCAGCTTTCACTCGGGTATCTCTTTGCATACCTATTGGAAATTGCATCCCTATTGGCGTTGCATAGCCATGGCAAAAAGAGAGCCGGTGCTAACGCCCGCGCTCTCTTGAATATAACCACTTAAAACAAATGTAATGGAATTACTTTTGTAACGGGATTACTTTTGTAACGGGATTACCTTGCTGCCTTTCCTTTGGAAGCTGCCGGAATCGTAACACTTCCTGTCAATCGAATATCCTGAGAGGAACTGCCTGCATAGATCGGCACTTCACCGGACGGCATAACCCAGGCTTTAGATTTTTCATCCCAGTACGATAAAGCTTTCGGGTCCAGCTCTATACGAACCTTCTTCTCCTGACCCGGCTTCAGCTCGATCTTGGACCAGCCTGCCAGCTGACGGGACGGCGTCTCTACGTTTGTCGGAAGCTTGCCGCTGTACACCTGTACAACCTCTGCTCCGGCAGCTTTCCCGGTGTTTTTCAATTTTAGCGAAACCTCGACAGTACTTGTACGAGTCGATTTCTTTCCACTCGCGTGCTGTTTTACTTTGAGATCGCTGTATCCGAATGTCGTATAGGATAATCCGTGCCCAAAGGCAAATGCCGGCTGGATACCCGATTTCTCATATCCACGGTAGCCTACAAAAATGCCGTCAGAATAGTCGCCAATTCCGTTCACACCCGGAAATCTCTCCGGTGAGGATACAGGGGTAGACTGCTCGTTAACCGGGAAGGTTACCGGCAGCTTGCCGGAAGGATTCACATCGCCAAACAGGACACGCGCTACGGCATTCCCTTGCTCTTGTCCTGCAAACCATGCCTGCACAATAGCAGGGACCTTGTCCTGCCATGTATCCATTTGCACAGCTCTGCCGCTCATTTGTACGACAATGGTTTTCGGGTTCGCGGCGGCAACCGCACGGATCAGACGATCCTGATTATTCGGCAGTTCCATATCGGAGCGCTCCACATAGCCTTCACTATCATACGTACGTGTAACAATGATCGCGACATCCGACTTTTTCGCCAGCTTCACTGCATTGTCAATCAGCTTGTCCGAAGCATCTGCCGGAGGCTCCCAGCCCAGACGAACCATACCGCCGGAATCACGGCCATTTACCTGATAATCGGCACGGTATTCGATGCGTATTTTGTGCTTTTCACCCGCTTTGAGCGAGATGTTTTTCTTCGTCGTGCTCAGCTTTGCACCTTGATTATCCACGAATAGCTTGTCGTCGAGATACAGCTTGCTTGATCCCAGGCTGGTTAAGGACAACGCATAGTCACCGTCCTTGGGTGCTGCAATTGCGCCTGTCCAGCGGGCAGATATCAAGCCGTTCAGTGTCGTGGGCGTATTCGGAATTTTAGGGGACTTCGCATTAAGGCCCTGATAATTATAAAATCCAAGATTCATGTTGACTTGGCCATCATTACGTACAAGAATCGGATTGCCTTCCATCTTGTTATTGCTCCAGTATTCGCCTCGCAGCCCCTGTTCAACATCTCCATAAGTGGCATATCCGGCACTGATATTTTCTTTCTTATCGGATGTCGTCAACAGTGAAGACGGAACAGCCGATGGGCCTGGCATAATGTCACCGGCGGAGATCGGGTCTGTACCTGGTGCGTACTGGACGGTCACGCCTTTGCCGGCACGATTACGGATAGCCTCCAACGGACTCACGGTATATGTCGGATTCACCAATGAGCTGCCTCCGCCTGCCACAGTGCCGTTATCCGCATCAGGGCCAATCACAGCAATGGATTTAAGCTTATCCTTAGACAATGGTAATGCATTGTTTTTATTCTGGAGCAGTACCATACTTTCCTCAGCCAATTGGCGGGCTTTCTTACCATGGTCACGAACATCAATCTGGTTATTTTGGACTGGGTGATCAAACAGCCCTTTGCTGAACATTTGCACCAAAATGCGTCTAGCCTTATCATCAATCGTCTTTTCACTGACCTTGCCATTCTTGACAGCAGCCAGCAGCTGATCTCCCCATTTCCCATAAGGTGTCCCCGGTGTTTCCAAATCCAGACCGCTGTTGGCCGATTCGGCTGTACTCAGGTTTGCACCGTAATCACTCATCACAAAGCCTTTGAATTGCATCTCCTTTTTCAACAGGTCTGTCAGGAGCGTTTTGTTCTCACAAGCAGGCTCCCCATTGACCTTGTTAAAGGAGCACATGGCCCCTCCCAAATCAGCTTTGGCGATGGCCTCCTGAAACGGGCGTATGTAAATCTCATGCAACGCACGGTCACTGACTTTGACATTTGTCGTGAAGCGCTCCGTTTCCTGATTATTCATCAGGTAATGCTTCGCTGTTGCCAACACAGGGTGGCTTTGTATGCCTTTGACATAAGCGGTCGCCATTTGCGATTGCAGCAACGGGTCCTCACCCATGGATTCAAAGTTTCGCGATCCCCATGGAATTCGGGCAATATCCATTCCCGGCCCAAGCACAACATTGTGAGTTGTATTATAAGCCTCGTCCCCGAGCAGATCACCGTACTGTTTGGCAGCCTCGGTATCCCACGTTGCAGCCAACGCAATTGGAGCAGGCAGCGCGGTCGATTGCTTGTCCTGTACATCCGGATTGGCGATACGCACACCCGCAGGACCGTCTGCCATCGTCAACGCCGGGATACCCAGACGCTCAATCGGATTATTGTAAAATCCATAATAATTGTTGACCTTGCCAGTCACCAAATCTATTTTTTCTTCCAGTGTCATTTCCTGTAACAGCAAAGCTGTCCGTTTCTCTGCCGAGAGGGACGTATTCATCCAGGGCCGATCTACCCGATCTGTCCGGCTGCCTGCCGCTCCTGCAATATTCATTGGTCCGATCACAACAGCCACGATAACTATCATCATCACCATTCGGTACAACCATGTTGATTTCACGTTCACGTTTGTAATTCCTCCTTGATGTTTGGTCATGAAGTGAATGCGCCTACTCACTTTCACAGGCTTGCAAAGTCTCTTGATCCTGCGAGCTCCGACAAGAATCAAGAGCCACGGGATAAGCAAGCAAGTCAGCAAAAGCCGAAATGGCTCAAGTGACACGTAACACCCTACCGTACATTTTCGAAAATTTCATTGAAAGTTTCTGGAAATCAAACACTGGGACCCTCATTCTCTTCCTCAAAAAGAGAGCGCTAACAATTCATTTAACCGACAATAAAATTACACTTTTGTAACTTTTTAATGACGTTTTTTTAACTAATTTTAATTATAAAAAATGATTCATATGTCCCACTCTGTGAGATCTTTCCATGCCGGTTCATCGCCTGCGACCAAAGTCACTGTTGCAAAATTGGAAGTACATGATGTATGAAAATACGACGATAAAAACAAAAAATCCAGCGACCTGAAAGGTCCCTGGATTAGATATGATTATGTGATTATTCGAACGGATACCGCAGTCCCCACTGTGCGCGAATTTGATCCATCAGCTTCATAATCCCTAGTGATTCATCCAACGAAATCGTGGAGCTTTCGAGCAAGCCTTCGTTCAGGCAGCGCCCCACTTCTTCCGCTTCAAAGGCGTATCCTGTAGAAGCACGGTCATCCTGAAAATGCTGCACCTCTTCACCATCCACATATAAAGCAGCTGATTTGCTGTTCAGGAAGGACGGAATGTGGATATAGCCCTTTGTTCCATGAATATAGGCTTCATTCGTCAGTCCAAGTCGAACCGCCCCATTCAGCATGGCCGTGCGTCCTTTGCCATAATCCAGCAGGATGGAAAATGTCTCATCAACGCCCGTTTCCCCGATATGAGCAGTACTCCATACATGCTCAGGTTCAGGACCGAAGATCATCGAAGCAAAAGAAACCGGATAAATTCCCGTATCTAATAAAGCACCTCCGCCCAGCTCAGGGTTCAAAAGCCGCCCCTCCGGGTTCCAGTCTACACGAAAACCAAATTCCGCCTTAACCAGCTTGACCTCGCCAATGCGTCCCGCAGATACCCACTCCCGCACTTGGCGAATCGGAGGCAGAAAACGTGTCCACATGGCTTCCATCAAAAATAACTTGCGCTCACGCGCAAAGCCGATCAGTTCTTCCAACTCTTTGCTATTCACGGTGAAGGGCTTCTCACACAAAACGGCTTTGCCTGCCCGAAGAGCTGTCAGAACATTTTCTGTATGAAAAGGATGAGGGGTTCCTACGTAAATAGCATCAACCTCGGAATCCTGCGCCAATTCCTCATAGCTTCCGTAAGCCCGAGCCATTTGATGCTTGGCTGCAAATTCGGTAGCGCTTTCAATAGTGCGTGATCCAACGGCATACGCTTCTCCGTTCGTAGCATGTGCCAAATCCGCCACAAACTGATCTGAGATCCATCCTGTGCCGACAATTCCCCATTTAATCTTATTGCTCATGCTTGTGTCCCTCCCAGCAATATGGTTAACGTTGACTTACACATTCTTCTTTATTCTAGCAAACGCCTGCCCTAAACAAAAGGAATTCCTGCTTGGTGACGAGTGTGATTCCCGATAAATTGTTACTCCTTAGTATAAAATCACTCAACTTCCGCAGCCAGACTTAAAACCAATTTCTCTTCCATGATATCAAACAAGCGGGTGTTTGGGTGTAAATAGTGACCAAACTGAGTTTCCACCTAAACAGTCAAGGATTCGAAACAATTTTCCAGGCGCGAAAGTTGAGTTCATACGTCCTACGCTTGAAGCTGTGTAAGAATTTGCGGGTCCTTAATCTTCTGGTCCTCAGCCAGCAGCACAATTTTGGATAAAATCTCGGCTGTTCTTGGGTCCTCATCCAGAAACGGCAGGAAAATGCGCCCGCGATGCTGGGAATGCACCGGAATGATATGCAGCGCTCCCTTCGCTTGCTTGTAGACACCACCACTTCCCAAATGCACCGCATATTCACCAAGCGTGCCATCTATACGTGCATAATTTCCATCCAGGCGTACATTGCTGATTTTCAGCAAACGCAATGATTCCTGCACAATAACACTGCGCATCTCAATGGTCGTAAGACTGGCTTCCGGATCGACGCCGCCCACATGAGCAACACTGACAACCAGATCCACATCCCGCATGACTTCGGAGAACAGGACAGGGGGAACTTCCTCCAACGGTACACTTTTATACGTTGTCCGATCAAAGAATTGCACCGTTTCCAGCGTAGGAGCCTCGGTATCCGCTGGAGAGAACCAATCCGCCATGGCATATAGGTTAGCAATCAGATTTTCGGCATAATACACCTTTTGGAGTCCATCCTCATAGCTGACCGTCCACTGGCGGCCCTTCAACAGGGATACCGTCTTATTCGGCTGTACCTGATGTCCTGCATATCGGCGGGAAATCGTTGCGCTTGCACGTTCATCCGCGTTTGGCAAGTACAGCTCACGGAACACCTGCTTGAACGGCTGACGAATCTGACGATCAAATAAGTCCTTCTGGAAGTCGCCCCAACAGCCGCTTTCGTACAGATGAAGCGGATGAGCGATAATCAGCTTGTCCTCTTCTCCCACAGTATGCTGTTCTGCAGAAGGAGCGGCCAATGCCAACGTATCCTCATTGAAATATCCGAGATGATCCCCAGCCTTGAATACCAGCGTCCGTACCAACGGAGCAAGCACAGGATTACCCAATAATCCCTTTAGCTCCTTCACCATGAAAGCCGTACCGGATTCCATAGAGCGTTCCAGCTCCTTGCGGGCTCTGCGGTACTGGTCTGCCAGATCCCCTTTAAGTTCCTTTAAGGCAGCAACATACTCATCTTTCTTAAAACGAGCCGGAATAGACTTCAGCGTCTTCCCTTTGCTGACAGCCTCAATATCTGCTGCCCCTTCTGCATCAATGACAAGTTGTATCGTTGTCCCCTCTTCCAATGCATGTGGCTCAAAATAAGACCGGAGATCTTCCAGCTTACGTGCTTCCATATCCCATACGAGCCGGGTTACATCATCGTAACCTGCATTGCGTGCCAAATTTCCGAGCGCAATCCGCGAGACCAGAGCTTCACTGGCCTTCCGCTGTGCTCCGAATTTTTTGCTTTGCTCGAGAAACCGTTGAATAAAGTCATAACGTTCCCGTATATCTGATTCAGGAGGCCCTGCAAGTGGAATCAAACTATAGGTCAGCAAATGATCCTTATTCCGCTTATCTTCCACGGATTGTTTTATTTCATCCAGCTTCAGCTTGCCCAGCGTCGCATCCGCAAACAATTGGGATCGGCGGTGATTGGCTCCAGCCGAAATATATTTGGCACAATCGTACAGCAGATCAAATCGTTCTTCGCCCAACGTCTCATAGGCTTCATGAAACCAGTGAATATCGAAGGCACCGTCATTAAAATCCTGTGGAGCAATCGGTGAATAATGGGCTACAATCGTTTCCTTCTCAGCCGAAAAACCTTCATTGATATGCGCATGGAAGTACCATGCCGCACTGCGAAGCCCTTGCCACCCAAGATAACTGGCTACAATTTCAATCCACTGCGGGGCATACATCGCCGCCTCCAGCAGACGTTTATCCGTAATTTTAGC
This DNA window, taken from Paenibacillus kribbensis, encodes the following:
- a CDS encoding beta-glucosidase, producing the protein MNVKSTWLYRMVMMIVIVAVVIGPMNIAGAAGSRTDRVDRPWMNTSLSAEKRTALLLQEMTLEEKIDLVTGKVNNYYGFYNNPIERLGIPALTMADGPAGVRIANPDVQDKQSTALPAPIALAATWDTEAAKQYGDLLGDEAYNTTHNVVLGPGMDIARIPWGSRNFESMGEDPLLQSQMATAYVKGIQSHPVLATAKHYLMNNQETERFTTNVKVSDRALHEIYIRPFQEAIAKADLGGAMCSFNKVNGEPACENKTLLTDLLKKEMQFKGFVMSDYGANLSTAESANSGLDLETPGTPYGKWGDQLLAAVKNGKVSEKTIDDKARRILVQMFSKGLFDHPVQNNQIDVRDHGKKARQLAEESMVLLQNKNNALPLSKDKLKSIAVIGPDADNGTVAGGGSSLVNPTYTVSPLEAIRNRAGKGVTVQYAPGTDPISAGDIMPGPSAVPSSLLTTSDKKENISAGYATYGDVEQGLRGEYWSNNKMEGNPILVRNDGQVNMNLGFYNYQGLNAKSPKIPNTPTTLNGLISARWTGAIAAPKDGDYALSLTSLGSSKLYLDDKLFVDNQGAKLSTTKKNISLKAGEKHKIRIEYRADYQVNGRDSGGMVRLGWEPPADASDKLIDNAVKLAKKSDVAIIVTRTYDSEGYVERSDMELPNNQDRLIRAVAAANPKTIVVQMSGRAVQMDTWQDKVPAIVQAWFAGQEQGNAVARVLFGDVNPSGKLPVTFPVNEQSTPVSSPERFPGVNGIGDYSDGIFVGYRGYEKSGIQPAFAFGHGLSYTTFGYSDLKVKQHASGKKSTRTSTVEVSLKLKNTGKAAGAEVVQVYSGKLPTNVETPSRQLAGWSKIELKPGQEKKVRIELDPKALSYWDEKSKAWVMPSGEVPIYAGSSSQDIRLTGSVTIPAASKGKAAR
- a CDS encoding Gfo/Idh/MocA family protein, which encodes MSNKIKWGIVGTGWISDQFVADLAHATNGEAYAVGSRTIESATEFAAKHQMARAYGSYEELAQDSEVDAIYVGTPHPFHTENVLTALRAGKAVLCEKPFTVNSKELEELIGFARERKLFLMEAMWTRFLPPIRQVREWVSAGRIGEVKLVKAEFGFRVDWNPEGRLLNPELGGGALLDTGIYPVSFASMIFGPEPEHVWSTAHIGETGVDETFSILLDYGKGRTAMLNGAVRLGLTNEAYIHGTKGYIHIPSFLNSKSAALYVDGEEVQHFQDDRASTGYAFEAEEVGRCLNEGLLESSTISLDESLGIMKLMDQIRAQWGLRYPFE